The Vigna unguiculata cultivar IT97K-499-35 chromosome 11, ASM411807v1, whole genome shotgun sequence genomic sequence tttttgttttttctgtttgtatataaattatgtaCAGAAAACTGGTGAAAATGATATGATGTCATTCACACAAAATATACAAGTCTTTGGGTCAAGAGCatcttcattaattttaaaaaattgtttgtgtGATTGCAGAGGATGGTAAGATCGTTATCATCAGATAAATCTGTTTGGGATGCTGTACAGAAAAATCAAGCCGTACAGAAATTAAGGAACGCCCTGAATGCAGGTTGGTTTTGGAGTGTTATTGTATATGTAAATAGTTTAACAGGTGGAATTTTCTGAGAATTTATTCATACTAGTCTATCAGTGTAACTCATCTGATATTCATACTAGTTACTAAAAACATGATATCTTTTTGTAGAGATATGATTTCATTTTTACATTTGTTGCATGTTAGACATGTCACTGACATTTTCCACATTTATATAGGcattatattttgattaatttggaCTTGAAATTTGCAGAAAGAGACGAGAACTCGGATGAAACAGTGGACAATGACTCTCCTGACACAAAAAATGTCATACTGCGGATGTCTGGTGCTGTAATAGCCAAACTAATGGAAGCAATTGAGAATATGACCGAGATTGTGAAGAAGTTGTTTCAAAGTGCACGTCACAAGAGAGCAGCATATGCAGGAAAATCTAATTCATTCAAAATGAAGCTGAGAGTTTCTGTCATGCTTTCCATAATGATCTTTCTATTTGTGGTGGTGGGTCGTTTCTATTAATCTAATTCATTCAATGAGAAGTTAATCCACGGCATAGTTCAACAAAGTGTTGACAGTTCTCATTGATTCTTTGGCACTATTTCTTGTGGGTAAGACTTTGGGATTGGGATGTTTACCTATTTGTCCCTTTTTGCTTCCTcccaaacaaaaaagaagagatTTTGCTTCCTTGTGGACCAAACAAGGAGTAAAAGCTATCATTTGTATACATGAATTTTACTTGGTCTTTACAATCTATATGCGAATTTGACTTTAATGAGCTTGACTATGCATGCTTCTCTATGTCTCAAGTAAAATTGTTTTTGATTGAAAAACATTTCTTCTAAGCTTTAAGTTTCCTATTGAGCATAACTAGTATGATTGCCTAGAGTGGGTTTTGTAGTAAAAATACcacaaaagataaaaagagtATACATAGTCCGAATACATGTAAAAAACAAGAAGTTTTAGTAAAATACTCTAGCATATTAGAGAGAAACTCAGAACAGAATTGAGATTCCCTATGATTTGtgatttcttataaattttaagcTGTAGTTTAAGAGATTTTAGTCAGTGATAGAATGCGTTTAAAATAGTCATCGCTAgacaattttgttaaaagatcaaatcCATTGAAGCAAGTGAACTATATCCATACCAGAAACTTGTCAGAATCAGTCATGTAACCAAAGCAATTACAAATATGCATTCAATTTTCCGCTTGATATTCATTAGTTAGGTGCTTGTTCAAGTATCCAATTTGCACTTGCTCACTGGCAGTGACTTTTTAATTAATCACATATTCACATAAGCCAAAAAGGTACTGTACCATTCCTGCACGCGACGCATCAGTCATTTTTTGCCTCCAGTGTTTCTCAGATCAATTGAATCAAGATCAGGAACTACAACAACCTTATTGCTAAGCTCGCCAAGATTGCAGATCTGTTTCTGTGCAATGTTCACCGCTACAATATCTTGAGCAAATCCACATTTTGTACCCGGAGATAGCTGTAAGAGAACAAAAGATTAGCTACAAAgtaaaagaactaaaatattGATCTGCTATCAACAAACAGCACgttcttcaattttaattgGAACCACAAGGGAAAAATAATCTGACTTTGCActtagttttaaaaatagagATGGGAAAATAGCAAAAAAACATTCTTAGTTTCTTACGTCGAACAGAGCTTCTCCTAGTTTAAGTTTGATTGCTCCACTCTTGTACACCTGCATCTTGCCCATATATCCACTTGGCAACTCTTCCAAAGCACGAGCCTTTCCAGACACTGTTGTTGTACCAATTTGCTCCTTCTCCTTCCCCTCGTTAAAAGGCATATTTTTAGGAAACTGAAATAAAAACATCTTATGTTGCTCACTCTTCTCCTGTCAAAAAATCATCTGAGCATTATTATATCTGTTTCAGCTGTATAATACTTGTACAATTTATTATATTCCATGATGACTACTAACCAAGAGCTCGAGTTCTGCAGCAGAGTTAACAGTATTCTCATCATACTCCAAATTAGTAGCAGCTTCCCCAAATTCTTCCTCATCAAGAATTTCTACCAGATTAAAAAGTCACATGACTGTCAATGTTTAGAAAAGCATCCTTTGGAGACTTTTGCTAAAACTATATCTTCTAGACTACTGCTACTGCACTGTGTAAAAGTTATCCTCCGGACTTTTATCAGTCGAGTTCACGAATATTAATTCTATTAATAGATCATTtattgacatatatatatatatatatatatattagagcAAACCTGGATTTCCAGAATTTGGCTTCCTTAATGGAAGAGTAATGGGATAATTAGAGTTGTTATAATCCTgtagataaatattcaaatgctTAGATGCTTGAGAATGATACAGATAACAATAGAATAGATGACAGAGATCACACATTCTCTCACCCATGGTTCCTTGTACTCTCTTTTGAATTTCCTTGCTGATGCATTGATGGTATTATCAATAACATCTACCATGCTGGTATCATCTTGATCCTCAGTAGCAGCAGAAGAACGTCTTGAACGAATTGGCTCTTTAGCCAAATATTTACTCGGTGAGCCACTGTTTGTGCCATTATCTATAGCTTTGCTCGTGCCATATGTCCTGAGGGAGGTTGATGAAATTCCAGGACTAAACGCGACTTCCACGCTTGCTGCAAGTTTTATCAATCACAGAATATAAGCAGCAAACAAGATGAATGGAATATTAATCACGAAGGTGAAGAGCTTTAGACCAAATGCTCCACTAATATTTTCCATGGTAAAATGGTTTAGACAAATATAACAAGTCCAGTAAgaaactattttgaaaaaaaaaataacatatatcaTTTAAATGTACCATAACTCGTTTGAAACTATAACCGGGTTTTTCCCTTTACCCAAATAAACTATAATAATTACCTCTCCTCTCCATACAAATATCTTTAATGTAAAAGACTTTATCATTAACCACAAACATTTCCTAACAGCAATGAACTATCATGAAAGATTGACTGATAATGAATGCAATATTTTTCGTATTTTCAACTATGTATTTTGGCATGTAAgcttaaactaaagaaaatttacattttctttCCACTTTAGGCTCGCGTCTCGCTGAATTCTCCTGCAAACGTAGAAAAGAGGTAAATTAGTGACGCTTTAGCATTAAGGGCATTAAAAAGGACAACTAAAAGGAAAAGCTTAACGTAACAATTGCTCCTTGTGATATATTATTCGCCTATATAGTCTAATCTGGTAGAAGATATCTCGAGCATGAAAGACCATAAAATAAGGCTAAATACAATAATTATGGCATGACCAGATACTATATCTTCGCTATGGTTCAGGAAGTCAGAGATGACGAGTAAGCTATTCTGAACTATTATACCGAAATTAATCAAAACTAAACGATGAAgttatagatttattttattgaagagAAGGTAAAAGAATAAGGAAACAAAGTTGacttctcattttcttttctttgtactttcaacaattttaaacttttattccAAGCACACATATTTGGTATTGGTTATTTTTGTgggcaaaaataaataaataaataaatacttttttttattttgaaagtaccgttcttaaacttttattatactctgttttgaatgaaaaaattttAATGAGTGCAAAAAAGTGGTAAGATTGTTAATCTTtgcaattacttatttaaattcttCGCTAATTACTATTAGTTGTAAACTATAAATTATGTTGAATTAAAAAAGcgatgtttatattttaaaaataagagtcGAAGTTAAAGAAGACAACTAGTTTTGACCGAATAATTCAAGTGTAGAAATATTCTGAGTTTCATTACTATAACagtcttttcttcttcttttttttttttctaaacgaGAACTGAAATACGCTTAACTTGTGGTGAACAGCAAGCAGAGGACATTACAATTCATAGTTTTGGCTAACGGATCTAAGAGGGAAATTATTTTTGACAGTAATTGATTTTGAAAGACAAGctcagaacaaataaaaaaagctAAAAATTGGAGCAGAATAGTGAAAAGAAGACGaagaataggaaaaaaatgagGAGTGAAGAGAGTTACATATCGACGAGAGAGAAGTCGAGCAGGTGTGGTGTCTTCGTCTTGTTTATTGTCGAGTTGGCTGCATCGAAGCAATTTCTTAACAGAGTTAGAGAAGAATGTTAGCAATGATATGAGGAATTCAAAGTGAACTTGTTGAATTACGTTTTGGGAGCACGGGCTCTGGGTGGTCTGGGAGTGTACTTGTGCTGAAAACACACACagaacaaacataaattttgacCCCAAAACATTCACAAAAATGAGGGATTTCGTGTATGTTAGTACCTTCCTGCTTCTCGAAGAGCCCTGATCTGGATCCATGGCGTTGCAGTTCAATAAGATCAACAACCAAACGATGAACccaaaaattcaataattttgacCGAAAAAAAGTTTCGAACCCAAGACCTAACTCAGAAAAATAGTTTAGCGCAACCACTTCACTCGTATGACGATTTATGTCCTCCAActctactttattttataaaactacaTTTTTCAAATTCTATATTTGTCGTCcaagagtaaaaaaattacactttgtaattatttttaattaacaaagaaaagtccatttacattttttttccgaTTAGTATTAGCTATATCTGTAAAACTAGTTCTTACGTACTTCTAACATATTGTGCAAGGTCTGTtaggtaaatattttataaacaattataatttgttataagttaaaattgatttatacataaatctgaaaattaactgttaaaaaataatttgaaaagtttaATGTGACTGTTTCTTTTCTTATGTcttaaagaaattttttataaagaataaacttatttaaaattatcgGAGGTAAATTTCTCATACGGGGGAAacagtttatattaatttttttttacacaataaTATCAGCACTTCAGGATTCCAGAAATCTCTCTCAAATCAATGCCCCTCcttgtgttatttaaattttttttactaaaataaaaaataatgaatagaaATCCTTATTCCACCCCGCTAATTCTAccttgaagaaaattttgtagGTTACCTATATGAGGTAATATAAGTGGTTCATTCATGTTctacatttaatattaaaatagagaaaattcACATCCCTTTACATCTAAAATCTCTCTTTCCAACTATACTATAAGTGTTTCGTCTAAAATTATAGTGAAAGATCTCCCaggtatttttctttgttttttttttcattaaggaTAAGTTGTAATCTTGTTGATACTAGGTACACATTACCAAACTTGAAATGACCCTGTAATTTTCCTAAGGTTtcatctttcttctcttttaattCTCTACTCTAGGTTTAGCTCCTTTAAGAAAATGTATGTAAATATTACTTCAATGAAAACCAACATACTTGGCATAACATTGCACAACTCGACCAATTGTTGATTACAGgtcttataaaatttaaaaacaatatagtCTCTAAAGGATTGGTAATGTCGCAAAAAGgttatttttttacttgtaaAGTTAATGCTTAAATATATGcgcaatttttattcatttatattttagttaaatctTGGACCATCATTTCATTTATCTGAATGTTTTCGGGTCCAAATTTATGTTTCATTATAGTTGTTTGACGGTATAAAGCAACACACATAAGTATCATCTTGCAAGTAAAGTAGCATTACCCTAAAAAATAGAACAAGGTTGGAGGCTCTCCAATATAGGTAACATATTCCCAATTgaagaatagaaaataaatactCCTAGATACTTTAGTATTTCTTATCTCAAGCCCTCCAACTATACCGGGAACATATCTAATGAAGAATTGTCTCCAAATAAGAGCgttgatgaaaaacaaaatttaaactttgaaaatgcattcttagttttttttttaaataaactttcattcacaatttttataataagaCCAATCACGAGTGAAATGATAAAAGATACATGGTCAAATCCgtgtaataaaattaacattaaatattacacATTAAAAGATACATGGTTAAAATTGACTACATGTACTTTACACGAAAAATATTACACAATTGAACACATTGGGCAAGACAGCTGCATAAGGGGTAGAGTACACACGTAAACACAAGAAAATGTATACGTAGCATGAGAGACATTGCTAGATAAAACGATTCACAGCAAGAACTAAAACCAAAATCTCCGGATGAAACAACAGTAAGTCATTATTTGACATGTTTCAACTTGCATCTGATGagtgaaaaacaaaactatattTCTAAGTGAATACCACAGATACATTAACTAAAAGGAGCACATAAACgaatcacaatatcaaacatgACACGGACATCTAAGTTTAAGTCTTAAAACCGATTTATAATGATAAGTTATAAAGTTTTCTTGGCTTCATAAAACTGTGGATTAAAGTACTATAAGACTTGTTTAAACAATCTTTTTCTGTGCTTAGGTCGTCTATCTAATCTAATCTAACTAGATTCTATCTAATCTAACAACATTTGAAGGATCTTACGGCCCTAATAGATCACAGAAGATGAAAAAACTACATATTTGCTGTCAAACCACGTAAAAAAACATAGTCACTCGTGAAGTACTTAAATAACGGTCatactactattttttttttatggcaTACAGCGCCTAAAAAAAGCACACCAGCAAATTAGCAAGATTAGTGGATTTGATTGATGACCATGACCTAATATTGCATAGTTGAATTAGAAAACTTTATATATCCCTAGTGACAATACAAAGATGATCTAATTCAAAAAGGCAGATATGAAGCaggaaaatatagaaaatttctACAACTCCAATTCTTTGATCATTTACTCTATCTTCGCCCAGCAACAGAGCTAAACGAAGCATGTGCAGACAACTCAAACACTATCGTTTTCACCTCAGCCTTCACCTTATGCCAAATAATATTGGCCGTGTCAACTGGACCACATGATCACTTCAGAAACAAATGTGAAACTTCATAATTGCCTGTGTCATGATACAAGAACTTGGTGTTGATAACACCATGTCAGCTAAACTTTTA encodes the following:
- the LOC114169979 gene encoding DNA-directed RNA polymerase III subunit rpc4-like — translated: MDPDQGSSRSRKHKYTPRPPRARAPKTQLDNKQDEDTTPARLLSRRYENSARREPKVERKSSVEVAFSPGISSTSLRTYGTSKAIDNGTNSGSPSKYLAKEPIRSRRSSAATEDQDDTSMVDVIDNTINASARKFKREYKEPWDYNNSNYPITLPLRKPNSGNPEILDEEEFGEAATNLEYDENTVNSAAELELLEKSEQHKMFLFQFPKNMPFNEGKEKEQIGTTTVSGKARALEELPSGYMGKMQVYKSGAIKLKLGEALFDLSPGTKCGFAQDIVAVNIAQKQICNLGELSNKVVVVPDLDSIDLRNTGGKK